One window of Bacillus alkalicellulosilyticus genomic DNA carries:
- the msrB gene encoding peptide-methionine (R)-S-oxide reductase MsrB, which yields MTAKLEKATFAGGCFWCMVKPFTEFPGIHSVISGFSGGHKENPSYEEVVTGSTGHREVVEITFDPNVFPYEKLLDIFWRNIDPTDEGGQFHDRGEHYKTAIFYHNEKQKELAEKSKAQIENLNKFNKPIVTDILPAKPFYPAEEGHQDYYKKNPYHYNRYYEGSGRKDFTETKWKVEKDLEKLKESLTPIQYEVTQNNGTERPFANEFHDHKQEGIYVDIVSGEPLFSSKDKYDSGCGWPSFTRPISHFHITDTVDKSHGMVRTEVRSKYGDSHLGHVFPDGPRDKGGLRYCINSAALRFISKDDLIKEGYGEYKALFETGESNDKL from the coding sequence ATGACAGCAAAATTAGAGAAAGCTACGTTTGCAGGAGGTTGTTTCTGGTGCATGGTAAAACCCTTTACTGAGTTTCCTGGTATTCATAGTGTGATTTCCGGATTTTCAGGAGGGCATAAAGAAAATCCTTCTTATGAGGAAGTAGTAACAGGTTCAACTGGTCATCGTGAAGTGGTGGAAATTACTTTCGATCCAAACGTATTTCCTTATGAAAAATTACTAGATATTTTTTGGAGAAATATTGACCCTACGGATGAAGGAGGGCAATTTCACGATAGAGGTGAACATTATAAAACAGCTATCTTCTATCATAATGAAAAACAAAAGGAGCTAGCCGAAAAGTCTAAGGCTCAAATAGAAAACTTAAATAAGTTCAATAAACCAATAGTAACGGATATTCTCCCTGCCAAACCTTTCTACCCTGCCGAAGAGGGCCACCAAGATTATTATAAGAAAAATCCATACCATTATAATCGCTATTATGAAGGGTCAGGACGAAAAGACTTTACTGAAACGAAATGGAAAGTTGAAAAGGACCTAGAGAAGTTAAAGGAATCATTAACACCTATTCAATATGAAGTCACTCAAAACAATGGAACTGAAAGACCATTTGCCAATGAGTTTCATGACCATAAGCAAGAGGGGATATATGTAGATATCGTATCTGGAGAGCCGTTATTTAGTTCTAAGGATAAATATGATTCTGGGTGTGGATGGCCAAGCTTTACAAGACCAATTAGCCATTTTCACATTACGGATACAGTAGATAAAAGTCACGGAATGGTTCGTACAGAAGTTCGAAGTAAATATGGAGATTCTCATTTAGGTCATGTATTCCCAGATGGTCCAAGAGATAAGGGAGGTCTTCGCTATTGTATTAATTCAGCAGCTCTTCGTTTTATCTCAAAAGACGATTTAATAAAAGAAGGCTACGGAGAGTATAAAGCGTTGTTTGAAACGGGTGAGTCAAATGACAAGCTATAA
- a CDS encoding molybdopterin-dependent oxidoreductase, which produces MSSKTSMGKRIIIFCSSLVRLHHTNAFLFFILSISGILLFSSAFRSSFPSLRVPLRDVHIWIGMVSCFPLLLYFLNMRKHIRSIRKRKNNQINLTIVLSILILLIVSGVILTFQRHMSPVVASSSLFIHNLATWFGLPYVIYHSVTRSKWFKKRYKDTQQPIIKEPLEIKNNNPIYRRRTFLKLTSATILVVMFFPFVARWLNLSNPLGNVKESSMSPSFSPMPKPAPQSAPPIGGGKRGEFRYYTVTEIPKLTDENWSLTIDGLVEKQMSLNWEQFLQLKREVQVSDFHCITGWSVYSGTWEGIPLWWLLEQVGVKKDATFVKFYSADGVYTDSLALFQAKAKDIMVAVLLDGELITEQNGGPVRLIVPQMYAYKAVKWLNRIELIDYEHIGYWEERGYPKNATVGIPLNL; this is translated from the coding sequence ATGTCGAGCAAAACTAGTATGGGTAAGCGAATCATTATTTTTTGTTCGTCCTTAGTAAGACTTCATCATACCAATGCCTTTTTATTTTTTATACTAAGTATCTCCGGAATCCTATTATTTTCATCCGCTTTTCGTTCAAGCTTTCCTTCTTTACGTGTACCGTTGAGAGATGTTCATATTTGGATTGGTATGGTAAGCTGTTTTCCACTTCTCCTCTACTTTCTAAACATGAGAAAGCATATCAGAAGCATTCGCAAACGTAAAAATAATCAAATCAACTTAACTATAGTTCTATCCATTTTAATCCTTCTCATCGTATCAGGGGTAATATTAACCTTTCAAAGGCATATGTCTCCTGTTGTGGCATCATCGTCTCTCTTCATTCATAATTTAGCAACATGGTTCGGGTTGCCATATGTTATTTATCATAGTGTAACTAGAAGCAAATGGTTTAAGAAACGATATAAGGACACTCAACAACCGATAATAAAAGAACCACTAGAGATTAAAAACAATAATCCAATCTATAGGAGAAGAACGTTTCTTAAACTTACCAGTGCAACTATCCTGGTTGTCATGTTTTTCCCATTTGTAGCTAGATGGTTAAACCTCTCAAACCCATTAGGAAATGTAAAAGAGAGCTCCATGTCTCCTTCTTTTTCTCCAATGCCCAAACCAGCCCCACAGTCTGCTCCGCCAATTGGTGGAGGAAAAAGAGGTGAATTTCGTTATTATACCGTCACAGAGATACCAAAACTAACTGATGAAAATTGGAGTTTAACGATTGATGGGCTAGTTGAAAAACAGATGTCCCTTAATTGGGAGCAGTTCCTACAATTAAAAAGAGAAGTTCAAGTTAGTGATTTCCATTGTATAACAGGTTGGAGTGTCTATTCTGGAACATGGGAAGGGATTCCATTGTGGTGGCTGCTCGAACAGGTAGGGGTTAAAAAGGATGCCACATTCGTCAAATTTTACTCTGCAGATGGTGTATATACAGATTCGCTAGCGTTATTTCAAGCGAAGGCCAAAGACATCATGGTAGCTGTATTGCTAGATGGAGAACTTATCACCGAACAAAATGGTGGACCGGTCCGTTTAATTGTACCCCAGATGTATGCTTATAAAGCTGTAAAATGGTTAAATCGGATTGAATTAATTGATTATGAACATATTGGATATTGGGAAGAGAGAGGCTACCCTAAAAATGCAACTGTAGGTATCCCACTAAACCTTTAA
- a CDS encoding CBO0543 family protein, with translation MAKKVDTTIEISAWIITSIFLLIFIPKNKIREAHLSFLFKQIITWLFGLVVVETKLISYPHRTFFKRANKASFTFEYFVYPSLCSLFNVHYPEKSHYFKKILYYGFHTSLITVFEVILVKYTDLIRYPKWKWYWSFTTIWMSYYISRVYFRWFFKDSTFFSKKVLYPE, from the coding sequence ATGGCAAAGAAGGTAGATACAACAATCGAAATATCAGCTTGGATTATTACTTCAATCTTTTTACTAATTTTTATTCCTAAGAATAAAATAAGAGAAGCGCACTTATCCTTTCTATTTAAACAAATAATCACATGGTTGTTTGGATTAGTAGTAGTGGAAACAAAATTAATATCTTATCCTCATCGCACCTTTTTTAAGAGAGCAAACAAGGCAAGTTTTACGTTTGAATATTTTGTCTATCCGTCATTATGTTCTCTATTTAATGTTCATTACCCAGAAAAAAGTCATTATTTCAAAAAAATACTCTATTATGGTTTCCATACTTCACTAATAACCGTTTTCGAAGTAATTTTGGTTAAATATACGGATTTAATTAGGTATCCAAAGTGGAAGTGGTATTGGAGCTTTACTACCATCTGGATGTCATATTATATATCCCGTGTGTACTTCAGATGGTTTTTTAAAGATTCAACTTTTTTTAGCAAAAAAGTTCTCTATCCTGAATAA
- a CDS encoding redoxin domain-containing protein, whose protein sequence is MALRLRSPLPELSGATEWLNGEVTKEQLLGNKPTLIHFWSISCGLCKEAMPNVNEFRDNYKDQLNVIAIHMPRSEKDLDVEQIKAVAAEHDMTQPIAIDSGHKITDGFENEYVPSYYVFDEEGQLRHFQAGGGGMKMLTKRVNRVLGIKE, encoded by the coding sequence ATGGCATTAAGACTACGTTCTCCATTACCTGAACTTTCTGGTGCAACAGAGTGGTTAAATGGTGAAGTCACAAAAGAACAATTGCTAGGAAACAAACCAACACTGATTCATTTTTGGTCGATTTCATGTGGCTTATGTAAAGAAGCGATGCCAAATGTTAATGAGTTTCGCGATAATTATAAAGACCAATTGAACGTGATTGCCATTCATATGCCACGTTCAGAAAAAGACCTTGATGTAGAGCAAATTAAGGCGGTTGCTGCTGAACATGACATGACACAACCAATCGCTATTGATAGTGGACATAAAATTACCGATGGTTTTGAAAATGAGTATGTACCATCCTATTATGTATTTGATGAAGAAGGACAACTCCGCCATTTTCAAGCTGGTGGTGGTGGGATGAAAATGCTCACAAAACGAGTGAATCGAGTTTTAGGAATAAAAGAATAA
- a CDS encoding peroxiredoxin — protein sequence MTDKRMVAKQAPRFEMDAVLPNREFGKVSLEENMKNDKWTVLFFYPMDFTFVCPTEITSISDRYDEFEDLDAEVIGVSTDTIHTHKAWINTSRDDNGLGELKYPLAADTNHQVSRDYGVLIEEEGIALRGLFIISPEGELMYAVVNHNNIGRDVDETLRVLQALQTGGLCPANWKPGQETL from the coding sequence ATGACGGATAAACGTATGGTAGCAAAGCAAGCACCAAGATTTGAAATGGATGCGGTCTTACCGAATAGGGAATTTGGGAAGGTAAGTCTAGAAGAAAATATGAAAAACGACAAATGGACTGTACTGTTCTTTTACCCAATGGATTTCACATTTGTCTGTCCTACTGAAATTACATCGATAAGTGACCGTTATGACGAATTTGAAGATTTAGATGCTGAAGTAATTGGTGTCTCTACAGATACAATACATACTCATAAAGCTTGGATTAATACATCCCGTGATGACAATGGATTAGGAGAGTTAAAATACCCATTAGCTGCTGATACAAACCATCAAGTTTCTCGTGACTACGGGGTATTAATAGAAGAGGAAGGAATAGCTCTTCGAGGCCTATTCATTATTAGCCCAGAAGGTGAGTTAATGTATGCCGTTGTCAATCACAACAACATTGGACGTGATGTTGACGAAACATTACGTGTCCTTCAAGCGCTACAAACAGGTGGACTCTGCCCGGCAAACTGGAAACCTGGTCAAGAAACATTATAG
- a CDS encoding mechanosensitive ion channel family protein translates to MDFDFDKEILTGFFSGAIIIGAQIIFALIVFFIAKSIGKKLITSSFSKVASQRNMTKGRVITLEKLAQNAFSYALLFVLATIILAIFEINPAGLIAGAGIIGLAIGFGAQGLVSDVVTGFFLLLERQIDVEDYVTTGGVDGIVEEVGIRTTKIRGFDGTLHYIPNREITHVSNHSRGNMRALVDMSISYSDDIDKAMTVMQSVCDRIALEDQTIIEGPNVVGVQALGDSDVVLRVIAKTENMNQWAVERKLRKELKEALDENGIEIPFPHQVYIQK, encoded by the coding sequence ATGGATTTTGATTTTGACAAAGAAATACTAACTGGTTTTTTTAGCGGCGCAATTATAATAGGAGCACAAATTATTTTTGCTCTCATCGTCTTTTTTATTGCTAAATCGATAGGCAAAAAGTTAATTACAAGTAGTTTTTCAAAAGTGGCCTCTCAGCGAAACATGACTAAAGGTAGAGTGATTACACTAGAAAAGCTAGCACAAAACGCATTTTCATATGCCCTGTTATTTGTATTAGCGACGATCATATTAGCAATATTTGAAATCAATCCGGCTGGACTTATTGCTGGTGCAGGGATTATCGGTCTAGCGATTGGATTTGGTGCCCAAGGTCTAGTTAGTGATGTTGTGACTGGCTTTTTCCTATTACTCGAAAGGCAAATTGATGTAGAAGATTATGTCACAACAGGTGGTGTTGATGGCATTGTCGAGGAAGTGGGTATACGTACAACAAAAATAAGAGGATTTGATGGAACACTACACTACATACCAAATCGCGAGATTACTCATGTGAGTAACCATTCAAGAGGAAACATGCGCGCATTAGTCGACATGAGCATCTCATATAGTGATGACATCGATAAAGCAATGACCGTTATGCAATCCGTTTGTGACAGAATTGCGTTAGAAGACCAAACCATTATAGAAGGACCAAATGTCGTTGGAGTTCAAGCACTCGGTGACTCAGATGTTGTTCTTCGCGTCATAGCAAAGACAGAGAATATGAATCAGTGGGCTGTTGAACGAAAGCTTAGAAAAGAACTCAAAGAAGCTCTGGATGAAAACGGTATAGAAATTCCATTCCCCCACCAAGTATATATTCAAAAATAA
- a CDS encoding spore coat protein, with the protein MNQEVFRSTDKKQPKWSAIDPCSKHPLCPPEVEDVVADQEGTQDNKTLQLSEEYIFIKDSCDISVNTTDTKAALSLQAALQAAIAIVISIAVADDAQAEKITQELMQTSKVKQLTYQKTIIENSRNVDVTTTDTQVALNIQVLLQLLLALLVKIDVL; encoded by the coding sequence ATGAATCAAGAAGTTTTTCGTTCAACAGATAAAAAACAACCAAAGTGGAGTGCAATTGACCCTTGCTCAAAACACCCTTTATGCCCACCAGAAGTAGAAGACGTTGTAGCTGACCAAGAAGGCACTCAAGATAATAAAACATTACAATTATCTGAGGAGTATATTTTCATTAAAGACTCTTGTGATATTTCTGTAAATACAACTGATACGAAGGCTGCTTTATCTCTACAAGCTGCACTTCAAGCTGCAATTGCAATCGTAATTAGCATTGCTGTTGCAGACGATGCGCAAGCTGAAAAAATCACTCAAGAGTTAATGCAAACTTCTAAAGTCAAGCAATTAACGTACCAAAAGACAATCATTGAAAATTCCCGCAATGTAGATGTTACAACAACTGACACTCAAGTTGCGCTTAACATCCAAGTATTGTTACAGCTTCTACTCGCGTTATTAGTAAAAATCGACGTACTTTAA
- a CDS encoding YkuS family protein, producing the protein MPRIGVEQSLTDVQQELQQRGYDVIQLKQEQDAQGCDCCVITGQDQNVMGIQNTVTAGSVITAHGKTAEEICQSVEEKINAGQ; encoded by the coding sequence ATGCCACGCATTGGAGTAGAACAATCATTAACAGATGTTCAACAAGAGCTACAACAAAGAGGTTATGACGTTATTCAATTAAAGCAAGAACAAGATGCACAAGGTTGCGATTGCTGTGTAATTACGGGCCAAGACCAAAATGTAATGGGAATTCAAAATACAGTAACTGCAGGCTCAGTTATTACGGCTCATGGAAAAACAGCAGAAGAAATTTGCCAATCGGTTGAAGAAAAAATAAATGCTGGTCAATAA
- a CDS encoding N-acetyldiaminopimelate deacetylase codes for MGKYEAFIDIRRQLHEIPELGFCEEKTQHYLLNYMQSLPQTFLEIKTWKTGIVVKVNGTDPTGLLGYRTDIDGLPIQEETGYEFASKHNGQMHACGHDFHMSIALGVLTHFANHQPKDDLLFIFQPAEEGPGGAKPMLESEILQEWRPTQMVALHIAPEHPVGTIATKEGLLFANTSELFINVHGKGGHAAYPHTANDMVVAAAHLITQLQTIVARNIDPLDSAVITIGKITGGTKQNIIAEKARIEGTIRTLSLPSMDKIKKRIEHVVAGIEEAFECKASIDYGANYCQVYNEEKLTREFINFSKQAGTVTVYECKEAMTGEDFGYFLDEIPGFMFWLGVDSPHGLHDAKIRPDEQAIEIAIDHLIAYFEYKQNQ; via the coding sequence ATGGGAAAGTACGAAGCGTTTATTGATATAAGACGTCAGCTTCATGAAATCCCTGAGCTAGGGTTTTGTGAAGAAAAAACGCAACACTATTTACTAAACTACATGCAATCTTTGCCTCAAACATTTCTTGAGATAAAAACGTGGAAAACTGGAATTGTTGTAAAAGTAAATGGCACTGATCCTACGGGTTTATTAGGCTATCGTACAGATATTGATGGGTTACCGATCCAAGAAGAAACAGGTTATGAGTTCGCTTCAAAGCATAACGGGCAAATGCATGCGTGTGGACACGATTTTCATATGAGTATTGCACTTGGAGTGTTAACTCATTTTGCGAATCATCAACCTAAAGACGATTTACTGTTTATATTCCAACCGGCTGAAGAAGGACCTGGTGGTGCGAAACCTATGCTCGAGAGTGAAATTCTACAAGAGTGGCGACCTACGCAAATGGTGGCGCTACACATTGCTCCTGAGCATCCTGTAGGAACCATCGCAACAAAAGAAGGACTTTTGTTTGCCAATACATCCGAGCTTTTTATTAACGTACATGGTAAGGGTGGACATGCCGCTTATCCTCATACGGCGAATGATATGGTTGTCGCAGCGGCTCATTTAATTACTCAATTGCAAACCATTGTAGCTCGAAATATTGATCCACTCGATTCGGCAGTTATCACGATAGGGAAAATCACAGGAGGAACGAAGCAAAACATCATTGCTGAAAAAGCAAGAATTGAAGGAACCATTCGAACTTTGTCTCTTCCTTCCATGGATAAGATAAAAAAGAGGATAGAGCATGTTGTAGCTGGGATAGAAGAAGCGTTTGAGTGCAAAGCTTCTATTGACTATGGAGCAAATTACTGCCAAGTATACAATGAAGAGAAACTCACTAGAGAATTTATCAACTTTAGTAAACAAGCTGGAACGGTAACAGTATATGAATGTAAAGAAGCGATGACAGGAGAAGATTTTGGATATTTTCTTGATGAAATCCCAGGATTTATGTTTTGGTTAGGTGTCGATAGCCCTCATGGTCTACATGATGCAAAAATTCGTCCAGATGAACAGGCAATTGAAATTGCAATTGACCATTTAATTGCTTATTTTGAATATAAACAAAATCAATAG
- a CDS encoding aspartate aminotransferase family protein, giving the protein MSNWQELDQKYMMNTYNRLPIAIERGVGNYLYDTNEKGYLDLFTGLAVNILGHSHPIIVQALKEQGEKFLHISNVFLNKPAIQLAESLISHSLPNGKVFFSNSGAEATEAAIKLIHKWTKNVGTTKQGVVVLKNSFHGRTLGALKLTRQAGVYQDFPVTSMPIHEVEPHNLDQLERVLRTEQPAAVIMEPVLGSGGILPLEESYLQEVSRLCKEHKVLCCMDEIQTGIGRTGKFFAYQYANIQPDLILFAKGVGGGLPLGGIIVSEPLTDLFKPGDHGTTFAPAPLSAALGNAVLEVLFTQGQLEKGKQAADYLWNELLNLKDTYSSSISEIRGKGMMLGIVMKLSSESVKQLQRNLLEQGFLVDVTQQTIVRLLPPLTLEKQETDEFLEALEMNLKKFEKEHV; this is encoded by the coding sequence ATGAGTAATTGGCAAGAGTTAGACCAAAAATATATGATGAATACGTACAACCGGTTACCGATCGCAATTGAAAGAGGTGTCGGAAATTATTTATACGATACGAATGAGAAAGGCTATCTTGATTTGTTTACAGGACTAGCTGTTAATATTCTTGGACATTCTCATCCTATTATCGTGCAAGCATTAAAGGAACAGGGAGAAAAGTTTTTACATATTTCCAACGTGTTTCTTAATAAACCAGCGATCCAGCTTGCCGAGTCATTAATTTCTCACTCTTTACCTAATGGGAAAGTATTCTTTTCAAACTCAGGGGCTGAGGCAACAGAGGCTGCGATTAAACTCATTCATAAATGGACCAAAAACGTAGGTACCACCAAACAAGGTGTTGTTGTCTTAAAAAATAGCTTTCATGGTCGTACTTTGGGCGCCCTAAAATTAACAAGGCAGGCCGGAGTTTACCAGGACTTTCCGGTGACATCGATGCCAATTCATGAAGTGGAGCCTCATAACCTTGACCAACTAGAACGAGTATTAAGAACAGAACAACCAGCTGCTGTGATTATGGAGCCGGTTCTTGGATCAGGTGGTATTTTGCCGTTAGAAGAAAGTTATTTACAAGAAGTATCTCGCTTATGCAAGGAGCATAAAGTGTTGTGTTGTATGGATGAAATTCAAACAGGTATTGGTCGAACAGGCAAGTTCTTTGCTTATCAATATGCCAATATCCAACCAGACCTTATTCTTTTTGCAAAAGGGGTAGGCGGAGGGTTGCCACTAGGTGGAATCATTGTATCTGAACCATTAACTGATTTATTTAAACCTGGTGATCATGGAACTACGTTTGCACCTGCTCCGTTAAGTGCCGCTTTAGGAAACGCAGTACTAGAGGTTCTTTTTACACAAGGACAGTTAGAAAAAGGAAAACAAGCAGCTGATTATTTATGGAATGAGTTGCTTAATTTAAAGGATACGTATTCGTCATCCATATCTGAAATTCGTGGTAAAGGGATGATGCTTGGAATTGTGATGAAGCTCTCTAGCGAATCCGTGAAACAATTACAACGAAATTTGTTAGAGCAAGGTTTCCTAGTTGATGTGACCCAACAGACCATTGTCCGTCTTCTTCCTCCATTAACTTTAGAAAAGCAAGAAACAGATGAATTTCTAGAAGCACTAGAGATGAACTTGAAAAAGTTTGAAAAGGAGCATGTATGA